Proteins from one Parvibaculum lavamentivorans DS-1 genomic window:
- a CDS encoding 2,3-bisphosphoglycerate-independent phosphoglycerate mutase → MAAMTGVRPLVLVLLDGWGVRTEREGNALATARTRIYDRLAAASPQSLLRASGEAVGLPSGKPGYAQAGYAALGAGRPIEPPAARITPAFQHDGSADIAAHPVLRDLISRVRPLGGAVHLIGTMTPSGISGHQRYLAVLAALLSHEGVKVWVHAVMDGQDTRAQSGIEHLSEFLDDIAGAENAELGSVMGRSFGFDDLSDPAAIAAAWRALANAEAPYTEYPTAYLDQCYRKGVNDDRIPPSIASSYRGIRQDDAILLVNLQADQAHGLLGALIDPAATGLAAKAPSLSGVYSLVRLASPLGAEVEPLFEAMSFKGSLAETIAQAGLSQLTLTETAAEASLWNFARGGAKALFPGETVLVTDTPPLAQAEKKPELASAAITEELLAALKKGEHDVITANFSNAAILGRTGNIRATVEAIEAIDKCLGKIAAQVDKRGGTLVLCGMYGKAEMMLDPETGGAWRGTTTSDAPLIIIGGPKGLELQDGTLADVAPTLLHLLGQSAPREMTGRSLIATSVPDRISA, encoded by the coding sequence ATGGCTGCAATGACCGGCGTTCGACCTCTTGTCCTTGTCTTGCTGGACGGCTGGGGTGTCCGGACGGAGCGCGAAGGCAATGCGCTCGCGACAGCGCGCACACGCATATATGACCGCCTCGCGGCGGCTTCCCCGCAAAGTCTGCTGAGGGCGTCCGGCGAGGCTGTGGGCCTGCCTTCGGGGAAACCAGGCTATGCGCAGGCCGGCTACGCGGCACTCGGTGCTGGACGGCCCATAGAACCGCCGGCCGCGCGCATTACTCCCGCCTTTCAACATGACGGCTCCGCGGATATTGCCGCGCATCCGGTTCTACGTGATCTCATCTCCCGCGTGCGTCCGCTGGGCGGGGCCGTTCACCTGATCGGCACGATGACGCCTTCGGGCATTTCCGGCCATCAGCGCTATCTTGCCGTGCTCGCCGCACTTCTCAGCCATGAGGGCGTCAAGGTCTGGGTTCATGCCGTGATGGACGGCCAGGACACCCGCGCCCAGAGCGGGATCGAACATCTTTCGGAATTCCTCGACGACATAGCAGGCGCTGAGAACGCGGAGCTCGGCAGCGTAATGGGAAGAAGCTTCGGCTTCGACGACCTTTCCGACCCCGCCGCCATCGCGGCCGCATGGCGGGCCCTCGCCAATGCTGAAGCACCGTATACGGAATATCCCACCGCCTATCTCGATCAGTGCTACCGCAAGGGCGTGAATGACGACCGCATACCGCCGTCCATTGCCTCCTCTTATCGTGGCATCCGGCAGGACGATGCCATTCTTCTCGTCAATCTTCAGGCAGACCAGGCGCATGGCCTTCTCGGCGCGTTGATCGACCCCGCCGCCACAGGCCTCGCTGCGAAAGCGCCTTCTCTGAGCGGCGTCTACTCGCTGGTGCGGCTGGCATCGCCTCTCGGCGCCGAGGTGGAGCCGCTTTTCGAGGCCATGAGCTTCAAGGGAAGCCTTGCGGAAACGATCGCGCAGGCGGGCCTCAGCCAGCTCACGCTGACCGAGACGGCAGCGGAAGCCAGCCTCTGGAACTTCGCGCGCGGCGGCGCAAAAGCACTTTTCCCGGGCGAAACCGTGCTCGTCACCGATACGCCGCCGCTCGCCCAGGCGGAAAAGAAGCCGGAACTCGCTTCCGCCGCGATCACCGAAGAATTGCTGGCCGCCCTGAAAAAGGGCGAACACGATGTAATCACCGCCAATTTCTCCAATGCAGCCATACTGGGCCGCACCGGCAACATCCGCGCGACGGTGGAGGCGATCGAAGCCATCGACAAATGCCTCGGAAAGATCGCAGCTCAAGTCGACAAGCGCGGCGGCACGCTCGTGCTTTGCGGCATGTATGGCAAGGCGGAGATGATGCTCGATCCCGAGACCGGCGGAGCATGGCGTGGCACGACGACATCCGACGCCCCGCTCATCATCATCGGCGGTCCGAAAGGGCTCGAATTGCAGGACGGAACGCTTGCGGATGTCGCGCCGACGCTGCTTCACCTTTTAGGCCAGAGCGCACCGCGCGAGATGACGGGCCGCTCGCTCATCGCCACCTCCGTCCCAGACCGGATCAGTGCATAA
- the rlmH gene encoding 23S rRNA (pseudouridine(1915)-N(3))-methyltransferase RlmH, with product MRVQICAVGRLKAAPEKHLLDDYISRLDATGRGIGISALPVCEVEEKRRLQGSELMEREAELLLAAIPKGALIIALDERGRIETSEAFAKRIGTLRDSGAADLAFLIGGANGLAPALRERASHVMAFGAMTWPHMLVRVMLAEQLYRAVTILSGHPYHRA from the coding sequence ATGCGCGTCCAAATCTGCGCCGTGGGCCGGCTGAAGGCCGCACCTGAAAAGCATCTTCTCGACGATTACATCTCGCGCCTCGACGCCACAGGACGCGGAATCGGCATTTCCGCGCTGCCGGTCTGCGAGGTGGAAGAGAAGCGCCGCCTTCAAGGCTCGGAGCTGATGGAACGGGAAGCGGAACTTCTGCTCGCGGCCATCCCGAAGGGCGCACTCATTATCGCGCTCGACGAGCGGGGCCGCATCGAGACGAGCGAAGCCTTCGCCAAACGGATCGGAACATTGCGCGACAGCGGCGCCGCCGACCTCGCTTTCCTGATCGGCGGTGCAAACGGCCTTGCGCCTGCGCTGCGGGAACGGGCGTCCCATGTGATGGCTTTCGGCGCAATGACATGGCCGCATATGCTGGTCCGCGTCATGCTCGCGGAGCAGCTCTACCGTGCCGTAACGATACTCTCCGGCCACCCCTATCATCGCGCCTGA
- the rsfS gene encoding ribosome silencing factor — MRYAKTRSLFLNRQSPDLKVLKSERTKPARASEKATAEKAKKADAGKSSEMLALVLESLDEDKAEDVVSIDLTGKTPIADHMVVASGRSQRHVGAVADHLVRRLKEAGFGTSQVEGMKQGDWVLIDGGDVIIHVFRPEVREFYRLEKMWSADIPADQLAV, encoded by the coding sequence GTGCGGTATGCGAAAACAAGGAGCCTGTTCCTGAACAGACAGTCACCGGACCTCAAGGTCCTCAAGTCCGAAAGGACAAAGCCCGCAAGGGCCAGTGAGAAGGCCACCGCCGAAAAGGCGAAAAAGGCCGATGCCGGCAAATCTTCGGAGATGCTCGCTCTCGTGCTCGAGAGCCTGGACGAAGACAAGGCCGAAGACGTGGTTTCCATCGATCTGACCGGAAAGACACCTATCGCCGATCACATGGTGGTCGCGAGCGGGCGGTCGCAGCGCCATGTCGGCGCGGTAGCCGACCATCTCGTGCGCCGCCTGAAAGAGGCGGGTTTCGGCACGTCCCAGGTCGAAGGAATGAAACAAGGGGACTGGGTGCTCATCGACGGCGGAGACGTGATAATCCATGTCTTCCGGCCCGAAGTACGCGAGTTCTACAGACTGGAGAAAATGTGGTCCGCCGATATTCCGGCCGACCAGCTGGCCGTCTGA
- a CDS encoding nicotinate-nucleotide adenylyltransferase yields the protein MARRELLTPGLKVGLLGGSFNPAHEGHLHVTRMCLRALGLDRVWWLVSPQNPLKSDAGMASFDRRLASAEKMARDPRICVSDIEARLGTRYTVDTLAALTSRFPQIRFVWLMGADNLIQLPHWARWRDIVQTVPIAVYPRPGFTLKARLSPAATALRDVTLDATDAALLPLLTAPALAFLDGPESSQSATSIRERGGWSLR from the coding sequence GTGGCACGCCGCGAGCTGCTGACGCCGGGGCTCAAGGTCGGGCTACTGGGCGGCTCCTTCAATCCCGCCCATGAAGGGCATCTGCATGTAACGCGGATGTGTTTGCGCGCGCTTGGACTCGACCGGGTCTGGTGGCTCGTATCGCCTCAAAATCCGCTGAAATCCGATGCCGGCATGGCTTCCTTCGACCGCCGCCTCGCCTCGGCGGAGAAGATGGCGCGCGACCCCCGCATCTGCGTCAGCGATATCGAAGCACGGCTCGGCACACGCTACACCGTCGACACGCTCGCCGCCCTCACATCGCGTTTTCCGCAAATCCGGTTCGTCTGGCTGATGGGAGCCGACAATCTGATCCAGCTGCCGCATTGGGCCCGCTGGCGGGACATCGTCCAGACCGTGCCCATTGCCGTCTATCCGCGCCCTGGCTTCACGCTGAAGGCACGGTTGTCGCCCGCCGCCACAGCATTGCGCGACGTCACCCTCGATGCGACGGACGCCGCCCTTCTGCCTTTGCTCACGGCGCCTGCGCTCGCATTTCTCGACGGGCCCGAAAGCAGCCAGTCGGCGACATCGATCAGAGAGCGTGGCGGCTGGTCGTTGCGGTAA
- a CDS encoding glutamate-5-semialdehyde dehydrogenase, producing MNADRQDVSLLMEEIGVAARSASRLLAQAPTKQKDAALLAAAMAVRANIDDILAANAEDVADAVKSGTAPSLIDRMTLDTKRIEAIARALEEIAALPDPVGATMAEWDRPNGLHISRVRVPLGVIGIIYESRPNVTADAGALCLKSGNAAILRGGSDAMRSSQAIHASILEGVIAAGLPEAAIQLVPTSDRGAVGEMLKGLGGNLDVIVPRGGKSLVARVQEEARVPVFAHLEGVCHVYVDGEADLDMARNIVLNAKLRRTGVCGAAETLLVDEACAATHLAPLVAALIAEGCEVRGDEAAQKADPRVKPATEDDWYTEYLDSIIAVRVVKGVKDAISHIAKYGSSHTEAIVTANQVTADRFLAEVDSAIVLHNASTQFADGGEFGMGAEIGIATGKFHARGPVGVEQLTSFKYLVRGSGQVRP from the coding sequence ATGAACGCTGACAGGCAGGATGTTTCTCTTCTGATGGAGGAGATCGGCGTCGCAGCGCGCAGCGCCTCGCGCTTGCTCGCACAAGCCCCGACCAAGCAGAAGGACGCCGCGCTGCTCGCCGCCGCCATGGCCGTGCGCGCCAATATCGACGATATTCTGGCGGCGAATGCCGAAGATGTGGCCGACGCGGTGAAAAGCGGCACCGCGCCCTCGCTGATCGACCGCATGACGCTCGACACGAAGCGCATCGAGGCGATCGCGCGCGCGCTTGAGGAGATTGCTGCCCTGCCCGATCCTGTCGGCGCAACAATGGCTGAATGGGACCGGCCGAACGGCCTCCACATTTCGCGTGTACGTGTACCGCTGGGCGTCATCGGCATCATTTATGAAAGCCGGCCCAACGTCACCGCCGATGCCGGCGCGCTGTGCCTCAAATCCGGCAACGCTGCGATCCTGCGCGGCGGCTCGGACGCCATGCGTTCGAGCCAGGCCATCCACGCCTCGATCCTCGAAGGCGTCATTGCGGCCGGCCTGCCGGAAGCGGCAATCCAGCTCGTACCGACGAGCGACCGCGGCGCGGTGGGTGAAATGCTGAAGGGGCTCGGTGGAAATCTCGACGTGATCGTACCGCGCGGCGGCAAGAGCCTCGTGGCCCGGGTGCAGGAAGAAGCGCGCGTGCCTGTGTTCGCTCATCTCGAAGGCGTCTGCCATGTCTATGTCGATGGCGAAGCCGATCTCGACATGGCGCGCAACATTGTGCTGAACGCGAAGCTTCGCCGCACCGGTGTTTGCGGCGCAGCTGAAACGCTGCTGGTGGATGAAGCCTGCGCGGCGACGCATCTCGCGCCGCTGGTGGCAGCACTGATCGCGGAAGGCTGCGAGGTGCGCGGCGACGAGGCGGCACAAAAAGCCGATCCCCGCGTGAAGCCTGCAACGGAAGACGACTGGTACACCGAATATCTCGACAGCATTATCGCCGTCCGGGTGGTCAAGGGCGTCAAGGATGCGATTTCCCATATCGCGAAATATGGCTCCAGCCACACGGAAGCGATCGTCACCGCCAACCAGGTGACAGCCGACAGATTTCTCGCGGAAGTGGACAGCGCCATCGTGCTGCACAATGCTTCGACCCAGTTCGCCGATGGAGGCGAGTTCGGCATGGGAGCGGAAATCGGCATCGCAACCGGCAAGTTCCATGCGCGCGGCCCGGTCGGCGTCGAACAGCTGACAAGCTTCAAATATCTGGTGCGCGGTAGCGGCCAGGTCCGGCCCTGA
- the proB gene encoding glutamate 5-kinase, which translates to MSAQSTGASLATAQRVVVKIGSALLTDPETGKLNRTWLQALVEDVARMQSRGQEMLIVSSGAIALGRRALKLPPGKLKLEESQAAAAVGQIGLAHAFQEILSAYGFSCAQILVTLEDTEERRRYLNARSTISTLLKFRAVPVINENDTVATSEIRYGDNDRLAARVASMVSADCLILLSDVDGLYTAPPHLPGARHLAEVAEITPEIEAMAGDAASEFSRGGMKTKIAAARIATESGARMAIANGRGLHPLKALEEGARCTWFAAHSTPVAARKRWISGSLKTLGTILIDDGAVRALTQGRSLLPAGVTGVEGEFGRGDAVSVRDGAGVEIASGLSAYSSGDARAIMGHSSHEIEELLGYSGRAEMIHRDDLVLKRAEIRERDPH; encoded by the coding sequence ATGAGCGCTCAATCGACGGGTGCATCTCTCGCTACCGCGCAACGCGTTGTCGTTAAAATCGGCTCAGCGCTGCTGACCGATCCCGAAACGGGCAAGCTGAACCGCACCTGGCTGCAGGCACTGGTGGAAGACGTGGCGCGGATGCAATCGCGCGGACAGGAAATGCTGATCGTTTCCTCCGGCGCGATCGCGCTCGGCCGGCGCGCATTGAAGCTCCCGCCCGGCAAGCTGAAGCTGGAGGAAAGCCAGGCCGCCGCCGCCGTGGGCCAGATCGGCCTTGCCCATGCCTTTCAGGAAATACTTTCCGCCTATGGCTTCTCTTGCGCGCAGATCCTTGTGACGCTTGAAGATACGGAAGAACGCCGCCGCTACCTCAACGCGCGTTCGACGATTTCCACACTGCTGAAATTCCGCGCCGTTCCGGTCATCAATGAGAACGACACGGTCGCAACGAGCGAAATCCGCTATGGCGATAATGACCGCCTCGCGGCACGCGTCGCCAGCATGGTTTCGGCCGATTGCCTGATCCTTCTGTCGGATGTCGACGGGCTCTACACCGCCCCGCCCCATCTTCCCGGCGCGCGCCACCTCGCCGAAGTGGCCGAGATCACGCCGGAGATCGAAGCGATGGCGGGCGATGCGGCGAGCGAATTTTCACGGGGCGGCATGAAGACCAAGATTGCCGCCGCTCGCATCGCGACCGAATCCGGCGCACGCATGGCGATCGCGAACGGACGCGGCCTGCATCCCCTCAAAGCATTGGAGGAAGGCGCGCGCTGCACCTGGTTCGCCGCGCATTCGACGCCGGTGGCCGCCCGAAAGCGCTGGATATCCGGGTCGCTGAAGACGCTCGGCACCATTTTGATCGACGACGGCGCGGTGCGGGCTCTCACTCAGGGCCGAAGCTTGCTTCCCGCCGGCGTAACAGGCGTCGAGGGCGAGTTCGGCCGCGGCGACGCCGTCAGCGTGCGCGACGGCGCGGGCGTCGAAATCGCGAGCGGTCTCAGCGCCTATTCGAGCGGGGACGCGCGGGCCATCATGGGCCATTCGAGCCACGAAATAGAGGAACTGCTCGGCTATTCGGGCCGCGCGGAAATGATCCATCGCGACGATCTGGTACTTAAAAGGGCTGAAATTCGCGAGCGCGATCCCCATTAA